From one Gemella morbillorum genomic stretch:
- a CDS encoding ABC transporter permease, protein MRIFLFSKRNIKEILRDPINLFFSLGFPLVLLALLSIINSAIPPEAKNTMFQIKNLAPGLAMFGSVFMALFAGMLLSKDRTSSFLTRLFTSPMTATDFILGYTFPMIIMTIVQASITLLVAGIFGLDINVNIILAIIITALTSLLFIGTGLFFGSLLNEKAVGGVCGALLTNIAGWLSGVFIPIDLIGGAFKAITNILPFYHSVEAIKLSLNGDFSNILPHLGIVMGYTGIIFVFAIITFNRKMAGEKA, encoded by the coding sequence ATGAGAATATTTCTATTTTCAAAACGTAATATAAAAGAGATTTTACGCGATCCTATTAATCTTTTTTTTAGCCTTGGCTTTCCTCTAGTTTTGTTAGCCTTGTTGTCTATTATCAATTCTGCTATTCCGCCTGAAGCAAAAAATACAATGTTTCAAATAAAAAACCTTGCACCAGGTTTAGCAATGTTCGGCAGTGTATTTATGGCATTATTTGCTGGTATGTTGTTATCAAAAGACCGCACATCATCTTTTCTAACTCGTTTATTTACATCCCCTATGACTGCAACAGATTTTATTTTAGGTTATACTTTTCCTATGATAATTATGACTATTGTCCAAGCTTCAATAACCTTATTGGTAGCCGGGATCTTTGGTCTTGATATTAATGTCAATATCATTCTTGCTATTATTATAACAGCTTTGACTTCATTGTTATTTATTGGTACTGGTTTGTTTTTTGGTAGCCTTTTGAATGAAAAAGCTGTCGGTGGTGTTTGTGGAGCATTATTAACGAATATTGCAGGTTGGTTATCTGGAGTTTTTATTCCTATTGATTTGATAGGTGGTGCATTCAAAGCTATAACCAACATCTTACCGTTTTATCATAGTGTAGAGGCAATAAAGTTAAGTTTAAATGGTGATTTCAGTAACATTCTCCCTCACTTAGGTATTGTAATGGGTTATACAGGCATTATTTTTGTTTTTGCCATTATCACTTTTAATCGTAAAATGGCTGGAGAAAAAGCATAA
- a CDS encoding ABC transporter permease — MNLFYSKFALNNLVKNKRFILPYILSAIFTIASFYILTSLSLGKNLDKLPQGISATKQVLGFGVIVIAIFSAIFLFYTYSFLIKRRVREFGLYSVLGMTKKQIARILILETIFIAVITLVFGLAFGLLFDKLMLLVLLKLFTAGVSFGFVITPIAVFLTILLFGGIFFLLLIYTVIKISRLKIVALLKEENNGEREPKARFILAILGLGLTGYGYYLAQTIQNPIKAITMFFIAVLAVIFGTYLIFMAVSITVLKLMKNNKTFYYKPKNFISVSGLLYRMKRNAVGLANICILSTMVLVTMGTTSALYAGSEEAYNTRFPRDIIVNGYRSTEGKLTEIEKNVKKATQDAGVEAKDLVSYNMLNVVGRLNGTEISYETGNVGSLDKLRTVVVIELKDYNKVSKEQKTLNTGETLLFIDKKGKYEANEITVQGVNLKIKEKLTDFPGALGTAAANAFDTYYVVVKDNTDVKKIESALKKKLNMSDEEGEVYNYVGFNISDKTKEAKVIENFKQLEKEGNINIEGKAENETNFKGFYASFLFIGVFISMIFVVSQVVIMYYKQISEGYEDKDKFGIMRKVGLTDRQIKQSIRSQVLMIFFAPLAIATLHTVVAYPFIEKILKLFLATDNNVFLIALAVTIAVFAVFYLIVYLITSRIYYRIIKE; from the coding sequence ATGAATTTATTTTATAGCAAGTTTGCTTTAAACAACTTAGTAAAAAATAAACGTTTTATACTACCGTATATTTTATCGGCGATTTTCACTATTGCATCATTTTATATACTAACATCACTATCATTAGGGAAAAATCTGGATAAGTTACCTCAAGGTATAAGCGCAACGAAACAAGTTCTCGGGTTTGGGGTTATAGTTATCGCGATATTTTCAGCGATATTCCTGTTTTACACTTATAGTTTCCTAATTAAACGTCGTGTTCGAGAGTTTGGATTATATTCTGTATTAGGTATGACAAAAAAACAAATAGCACGTATTTTAATATTAGAAACTATTTTTATCGCGGTGATAACATTAGTGTTTGGACTTGCGTTCGGTCTGTTATTCGATAAACTAATGCTTTTAGTATTGTTAAAATTATTTACCGCAGGAGTAAGTTTTGGTTTTGTAATAACACCAATCGCAGTATTTTTAACAATCTTATTATTCGGAGGAATTTTCTTCTTATTACTAATCTACACAGTAATAAAGATTTCTCGTCTAAAAATAGTAGCACTTCTTAAAGAAGAAAATAATGGAGAACGTGAACCTAAAGCACGTTTTATTCTAGCTATCTTAGGATTAGGATTAACAGGATATGGGTATTATTTAGCTCAAACTATTCAAAATCCAATAAAAGCTATAACAATGTTTTTCATTGCAGTTTTAGCGGTGATATTTGGGACATATTTAATATTTATGGCGGTAAGTATAACTGTTCTAAAATTGATGAAAAACAACAAGACTTTTTATTATAAACCAAAGAACTTTATTAGTGTTTCAGGACTTTTATACAGAATGAAACGAAATGCTGTAGGGCTTGCTAATATTTGTATACTATCAACGATGGTTCTTGTAACTATGGGAACAACATCAGCTCTTTATGCAGGTAGTGAAGAAGCATATAATACACGCTTCCCAAGAGATATAATAGTAAACGGTTATCGTTCAACAGAAGGTAAGTTGACGGAAATAGAAAAAAATGTAAAAAAAGCCACTCAAGATGCGGGAGTAGAAGCAAAAGATTTAGTATCATATAATATGTTGAATGTAGTAGGGCGTCTAAATGGAACAGAAATTAGTTACGAAACAGGGAATGTCGGTTCATTAGATAAACTAAGAACTGTTGTTGTTATTGAATTAAAGGACTACAATAAAGTATCAAAAGAGCAAAAAACTTTAAACACAGGAGAAACTTTATTATTTATCGACAAAAAAGGAAAATATGAAGCAAATGAAATTACAGTACAAGGTGTAAATTTAAAAATAAAAGAAAAATTAACAGATTTCCCAGGTGCTTTAGGTACAGCCGCAGCCAATGCTTTTGATACATATTATGTAGTGGTAAAAGATAATACTGACGTTAAGAAAATAGAATCAGCTCTGAAGAAAAAACTGAATATGTCAGATGAAGAAGGCGAAGTCTACAATTATGTAGGTTTTAACATAAGCGATAAAACAAAAGAAGCGAAAGTAATAGAAAACTTTAAACAACTAGAAAAAGAAGGAAATATAAACATAGAAGGAAAAGCAGAAAATGAAACGAATTTTAAAGGTTTCTACGCATCATTCCTGTTTATAGGTGTGTTTATAAGTATGATTTTTGTAGTTTCTCAAGTAGTAATAATGTACTACAAACAAATATCTGAAGGATATGAAGATAAAGATAAATTTGGGATTATGCGTAAAGTGGGGTTAACCGACAGACAAATCAAACAAAGTATAAGAAGTCAGGTATTGATGATCTTCTTTGCCCCACTAGCAATAGCAACACTTCACACGGTAGTGGCATATCCGTTTATCGAAAAAATACTAAAATTATTCCTAGCAACAGATAATAATGTTTTCTTAATAGCTTTAGCTGTAACAATAGCGGTCTTTGCGGTATTCTATCTAATAGTATATCTAATCACATCAAGAATATATTATAGAATTATAAAAGAATAG
- a CDS encoding ABC transporter ATP-binding protein — protein MLLEVNNVRKVYTTRLSTQSTEALKNVNFAVDNNEYVAIMGESGSGKTTLLNILATFDKATSGNVLLKGQDLSKLKDKDLADFRRDNLGFVFQDFNLLDNFSVKDNILLPLVLANKNYKDMEQRLEKVIKPLGIEKLINKYPYEISGGQKQRVAVARAIITNPAIILADEPTGALDSKSTDQLLEVFDRLNEAGQTLIMVTHSVKTAARAKRVLFIKDGVVFHEIRKGNSTNNEMFQKINDTLTLMQAGE, from the coding sequence ATGTTATTAGAAGTAAACAACGTAAGAAAAGTATACACAACAAGATTAAGTACACAAAGTACAGAGGCGTTAAAAAATGTAAATTTCGCTGTTGATAACAATGAATATGTAGCAATTATGGGTGAAAGTGGAAGTGGGAAAACTACACTATTAAATATTTTAGCGACATTTGATAAAGCAACAAGTGGAAATGTTCTATTAAAAGGTCAAGACCTTAGCAAACTAAAAGATAAAGATTTAGCTGATTTTCGTCGAGATAATCTAGGATTTGTTTTCCAAGATTTTAACTTACTTGATAATTTTTCAGTAAAAGATAATATACTACTACCGCTGGTTTTAGCGAATAAAAACTATAAAGATATGGAACAACGATTAGAAAAAGTAATAAAACCACTTGGAATAGAAAAACTTATCAATAAATATCCTTATGAAATATCAGGAGGACAAAAACAACGTGTGGCAGTTGCTCGTGCAATTATAACAAATCCAGCGATAATCTTAGCGGATGAGCCAACAGGAGCGCTAGATTCAAAATCTACAGACCAACTTCTAGAAGTCTTCGATAGATTAAATGAAGCAGGGCAAACACTTATAATGGTGACGCACTCTGTAAAAACAGCAGCTCGTGCTAAAAGAGTATTATTTATAAAAGATGGTGTTGTTTTCCATGAAATCAGAAAAGGAAATTCAACTAATAACGAAATGTTCCAAAAAATTAATGACACACTAACATTAATGCAGGCAGGTGAGTAA
- a CDS encoding AbrB/MazE/SpoVT family DNA-binding domain-containing protein has translation MKHPEGKYAWTVKVGEKGQFVIPKEARDIFNINPGDTLIVLADINKGIAIPPKNMFAHLMETIFNQDEEKRDN, from the coding sequence ATGAAACATCCAGAAGGTAAATATGCTTGGACTGTTAAAGTGGGGGAAAAAGGGCAGTTTGTTATACCTAAAGAAGCTCGCGACATCTTCAATATAAACCCAGGAGATACTTTAATCGTTCTTGCCGATATAAATAAAGGTATCGCAATCCCACCTAAAAATATGTTCGCACATTTGATGGAGACTATTTTCAATCAAGACGAAGAAAAGAGGGATAACTAA
- a CDS encoding ABC transporter ATP-binding protein: MNAITIENLTKKYENTVAVDNLNLTIKQGELFALLGGNGAGKTTTIKMLSCLIKPTSGDAYLLSDSITSNPHTIKKKINISPQETAVAANLSVLENLKLIAGIYGQDSKTANKNAHEIACKFGLEQELNKKAKNLSGGMQRRLSIAMALISEPQILFLDEPTLGLDVLARRELWASIKSLKGKVTIILTTHYMDEVENLSDRVGIMTKGQLTAVGTVAELTAQTGTSKLEDAFVVLSGGVL, translated from the coding sequence ATGAACGCTATCACTATCGAAAATCTTACAAAAAAATATGAAAATACAGTCGCTGTAGACAATCTTAATTTAACAATTAAGCAAGGAGAGTTATTCGCCCTACTTGGTGGAAATGGTGCAGGAAAAACCACAACAATAAAAATGTTGTCTTGTTTAATAAAACCCACAAGCGGTGATGCATATCTTCTTAGTGATAGCATCACCTCAAATCCTCATACAATAAAGAAAAAAATCAATATTTCTCCACAAGAAACAGCGGTAGCCGCAAATTTATCAGTATTAGAAAATTTAAAACTCATTGCTGGAATATATGGACAAGATAGCAAAACAGCAAATAAGAACGCTCATGAAATAGCGTGTAAATTTGGATTAGAACAAGAATTGAATAAAAAAGCAAAAAATTTATCAGGAGGAATGCAACGTCGTCTTTCTATTGCTATGGCTCTAATTTCAGAACCTCAAATTTTATTTTTAGATGAACCTACCCTTGGTCTTGATGTCTTGGCTCGTCGTGAATTGTGGGCTTCTATCAAATCGTTAAAAGGAAAAGTTACGATAATTCTTACAACTCATTATATGGATGAAGTTGAAAATTTATCGGACCGTGTAGGAATAATGACAAAAGGTCAGTTAACAGCTGTAGGAACAGTAGCAGAGTTAACTGCACAGACGGGAACTTCTAAATTAGAAGATGCCTTTGTTGTACTTTCAGGAGGTGTATTATGA
- a CDS encoding SAP domain-containing protein has translation MIEKRPEFEKITSFDEFNKYYWYREEISQICKSLGLEYRGTKQELNYIIEQYFKGNLIKKSLIKTTKKQVENITLDTPLLECGFSFNAKFREYFSTLTGISPFKFTADMATAWRKVKSEKNIKFTIEDLLKVYYGKSDYAKYDNSVCQWNQFLKDFCADENSRNYSNKLKVASILWKEVRNSEKKKIYSKNLLTEYSYKLEEYRK, from the coding sequence TTGATAGAAAAAAGACCAGAGTTTGAAAAAATTACATCGTTTGATGAATTTAATAAATATTATTGGTATCGTGAAGAAATTTCGCAGATATGCAAGTCATTAGGATTGGAATATAGAGGTACAAAGCAAGAACTAAATTATATTATTGAGCAGTATTTCAAAGGAAATTTAATTAAAAAATCATTAATAAAAACTACAAAAAAACAAGTGGAAAATATTACTTTGGATACGCCATTACTTGAATGTGGTTTTTCCTTCAATGCAAAGTTTAGGGAATACTTCTCCACTTTAACAGGAATCTCACCGTTTAAATTTACTGCTGATATGGCTACCGCTTGGAGAAAAGTAAAAAGCGAGAAAAATATAAAATTTACAATAGAAGATTTGCTAAAAGTTTATTATGGCAAATCGGATTATGCAAAATATGATAATTCTGTTTGTCAATGGAATCAATTTTTAAAGGATTTTTGTGCAGATGAAAATAGTAGAAACTATTCGAATAAATTAAAAGTAGCGTCTATTCTTTGGAAAGAAGTTAGAAACTCAGAAAAGAAAAAAATCTATTCAAAGAATCTTTTAACAGAATATTCATATAAACTAGAAGAGTATCGTAAGTAG
- a CDS encoding MerR family transcriptional regulator, with the protein MYLIKKVSELSGVSVRTLHHYDEIGLLSPQKKENGYRYYSEEDISFLQMILFYKYLGFPLKKIKELLKKEDSEVLYHLRKQLDLMQKEKQKLLTLLKTLEKTIESQERRITMSAKEKFSGFRYQDNEKYKQAAIDMYGKEVIEEAIEKQKGKEQEIADGFNEIFFAFSENISKEISATSKENIDLAEKLHKHLCKYAFDCPIDVFSSIGHGYVQNIEFKNNLDKFGEGTAQYVCDAIQQYVKQEKGEK; encoded by the coding sequence ATGTATTTGATTAAAAAAGTTAGCGAATTAAGCGGTGTATCGGTGCGCACTTTACACCATTATGATGAAATTGGTTTGCTATCTCCCCAAAAAAAAGAAAATGGATATAGATATTATTCTGAAGAAGATATTTCATTTTTACAAATGATATTGTTCTATAAGTACTTGGGGTTTCCTTTAAAGAAAATAAAAGAATTGTTAAAAAAAGAAGATAGTGAAGTATTATATCATCTGAGAAAACAACTTGATTTAATGCAAAAAGAAAAACAAAAACTCTTAACTTTATTAAAAACATTGGAGAAAACAATAGAGTCACAAGAAAGGAGAATTACTATGTCAGCAAAAGAAAAATTTAGTGGGTTCAGATATCAAGATAACGAAAAATATAAACAAGCTGCAATTGATATGTATGGGAAAGAAGTCATAGAAGAAGCTATTGAAAAACAAAAAGGAAAAGAACAAGAAATAGCAGATGGTTTCAATGAAATATTCTTTGCTTTTTCTGAAAACATATCAAAAGAAATAAGTGCTACATCTAAAGAAAATATAGATTTAGCAGAAAAACTTCATAAACATCTTTGTAAATATGCTTTTGATTGCCCAATAGATGTATTTTCAAGTATTGGACATGGATATGTTCAAAATATAGAATTTAAAAACAACCTAGATAAATTTGGTGAGGGAACAGCGCAATATGTATGTGATGCTATTCAACAATATGTAAAGCAAGAAAAAGGTGAAAAATAG
- a CDS encoding GNAT family N-acetyltransferase: protein MLNLSKLSKKYRIKNMGEEDVAIILNLQQGNPLYFEYCPPKPSVETVLSDLKELPEGKSFKDKFYIGFFYDDNLVAIMDFIIAFPQEDTIYIGLFMVDIKESKKGVGSKIIEESLVAFKKEGYKKVRLAYMKGNFQSRSFWRKCGFVETGIEKENKRGIVVVLEKIL, encoded by the coding sequence ATGTTAAACTTAAGCAAGTTATCTAAAAAGTACAGAATAAAAAATATGGGAGAAGAAGACGTCGCAATTATATTAAATTTGCAACAAGGGAACCCTCTGTATTTTGAATATTGTCCGCCTAAACCTAGTGTAGAGACCGTTCTTAGTGATTTAAAAGAATTGCCAGAGGGGAAGAGTTTTAAAGATAAGTTTTATATAGGTTTTTTTTATGATGATAACTTAGTAGCAATTATGGATTTTATTATCGCTTTTCCGCAAGAAGATACCATTTATATAGGTTTGTTTATGGTCGATATTAAAGAGTCTAAAAAAGGTGTAGGGAGCAAGATAATAGAGGAAAGTTTAGTTGCGTTTAAGAAAGAAGGGTATAAAAAAGTAAGGCTTGCGTATATGAAAGGAAATTTTCAAAGCAGAAGCTTTTGGAGGAAATGTGGATTTGTTGAGACGGGAATAGAAAAAGAAAATAAACGAGGAATAGTCGTAGTTTTAGAAAAAATATTGTGA